In the genome of Burkholderia sp. PAMC 26561, one region contains:
- a CDS encoding MFS transporter codes for MDANQFANSSTSPPLVAEDVLRTSVEPASSQNSWLAVLSVAVGSFAFVATEYMPVGILPQIARELGVTPGTAGLMTTTPGIIAAISAPVLLLAAGRINRRLILLALAALLLASNLISAIAPSFAVMLIGRALLGASLGGFWTVALGASGQLVPENQAARASATIFMGITLATVIGVPLGTLIADMTSWRISFFATAILAALALAAQAVLLPSIPPKAAMRTSDFRAMLSRSNVRRSLLMVGLLFGAHFAAYTYIAPFLERNASLGGQGITAVLLGFGIVGFVSNFAISAFVTRHLKASLFVLGALVMIALFALPLLQASHIGVIATVMVWGVVYGAIPLCLSVWMQLTSPDRPEAGSSMFVSIVQIAIAVGSLGGGVVVDHLSIASTMRFGGILAALSLLVIMTFRTRESTLKELLET; via the coding sequence GTGCTCCGGACTTCTGTCGAGCCGGCGTCGAGCCAGAATTCGTGGTTGGCCGTTTTGTCGGTCGCGGTGGGTTCTTTTGCATTTGTCGCGACGGAATACATGCCGGTCGGCATCTTGCCGCAGATCGCGCGTGAACTCGGCGTCACTCCGGGTACGGCGGGCCTCATGACGACGACGCCAGGCATCATCGCCGCGATTTCCGCACCCGTCCTGCTGCTCGCTGCCGGCCGCATCAATCGGCGGTTGATTTTGTTGGCACTGGCCGCCCTGCTGCTGGCCTCAAACTTGATCTCGGCTATCGCTCCGAGTTTTGCTGTCATGCTGATCGGCCGTGCGTTGCTCGGCGCGAGTCTCGGCGGCTTCTGGACCGTCGCACTGGGCGCGTCGGGACAGTTGGTCCCGGAAAACCAAGCCGCCCGGGCGAGCGCAACCATTTTCATGGGAATCACGCTGGCCACTGTGATCGGCGTGCCGCTCGGCACGTTGATCGCCGATATGACTTCATGGCGTATATCGTTCTTCGCCACCGCGATCCTCGCGGCCCTGGCGTTGGCCGCCCAAGCCGTATTATTGCCTTCGATCCCCCCGAAGGCCGCGATGCGAACTAGCGATTTCCGCGCGATGCTCTCACGTTCAAACGTTCGACGCAGCCTGTTGATGGTTGGCTTGCTCTTTGGCGCGCACTTCGCGGCGTACACGTATATCGCGCCCTTTCTCGAGCGCAATGCGTCGCTCGGCGGCCAAGGAATCACTGCCGTGCTGCTGGGATTTGGCATCGTGGGATTCGTCTCGAACTTCGCGATTTCGGCATTCGTCACGCGCCATTTGAAGGCTTCACTGTTCGTGCTGGGTGCGCTCGTGATGATCGCGTTGTTCGCGCTTCCGTTGTTGCAGGCATCGCACATCGGCGTGATTGCGACGGTCATGGTGTGGGGCGTTGTGTATGGCGCAATACCGCTCTGTCTGAGCGTGTGGATGCAATTGACATCACCAGATCGCCCAGAAGCAGGTTCATCGATGTTCGTCAGTATCGTGCAAATCGCTATTGCGGTGGGCTCGCTCGGCGGCGGTGTGGTGGTCGACCACCTGAGCATTGCGTCAACCATGCGCTTCGGCGGCATACTCGCTGCTCTCAGCCTGCTCGTGATCATGACGTTCCGCACACGCGAGTCGACGTTAAAAGAGTTGCTTGAAACGTAA
- a CDS encoding alpha/beta hydrolase: MARVSNILFVHGAWANSSAWERVLPLTEAAGLGGTAVSLALTSLADDVATVKRAIALIDGPVLLVGHSYGGAVITEAGSEPNVAGLVYVAAFAPDTGESAGSLGAGGPSTRLLEVVRPDANGFYKLTREGVDEVFAQDLAEEERALIFATQNPLAGAALGAEITSPAWREKPSWYLLASEDRTIHPELQQKMSARMSATVLTVASSHLPMLSHPQAVADLIGQAAG; encoded by the coding sequence ATGGCGAGGGTATCGAATATTCTCTTTGTTCACGGCGCATGGGCTAATTCTTCAGCTTGGGAAAGGGTTCTGCCACTCACCGAAGCAGCGGGCCTCGGCGGTACCGCAGTCTCACTCGCCCTGACATCACTTGCAGACGATGTGGCAACGGTAAAGCGAGCGATTGCGCTGATCGACGGGCCAGTATTGTTGGTCGGCCATTCATATGGCGGAGCGGTCATAACGGAGGCAGGCTCCGAGCCAAACGTTGCGGGGCTTGTGTACGTCGCCGCGTTCGCACCCGATACCGGCGAATCAGCAGGATCGCTCGGCGCGGGCGGACCTTCTACCCGATTACTCGAGGTTGTGCGCCCTGACGCAAACGGCTTTTATAAGCTGACTCGCGAAGGCGTCGATGAGGTGTTCGCCCAAGACCTTGCAGAAGAAGAGCGCGCCCTGATCTTCGCAACGCAAAATCCATTGGCGGGTGCCGCGCTTGGCGCTGAAATAACTTCCCCGGCCTGGAGGGAAAAGCCGAGCTGGTATCTGCTTGCTAGCGAAGACCGCACTATCCATCCGGAGCTTCAACAGAAAATGTCGGCCCGGATGAGCGCGACAGTCCTTACCGTGGCGTCCAGCCATCTGCCAATGCTGTCTCACCCACAGGCAGTCGCCGATTTGATAGGTCAAGCGGCGGGATAG
- a CDS encoding SDR family oxidoreductase, with amino-acid sequence MKTTGNTILITGGGSGIGRGLAEAFHRLGNQVIIAGRRRANLNETIAANPGMEAVELDITDPQSISLAAEQILAKWPSLNVLLNNAGVMHIDDLSRPIDDAMMVSTLTTNLMGPIRLTGALVEHLKLQNDATIINVSSVLGFVPMAITGVYSSTKAAIHSYTQSLRYRLKDTSVRVIEIAPPWVQTDLLDSKNEPRAMPLAPFIEQTMHELSKDADEAVVEIARPMRNNAGPNEAAFVTQFNDMITGA; translated from the coding sequence ATGAAAACAACTGGCAACACTATACTCATCACTGGCGGCGGATCTGGCATCGGCCGAGGCCTTGCCGAAGCGTTCCATCGACTTGGCAACCAAGTCATTATCGCGGGACGACGCCGCGCTAATCTCAACGAAACGATCGCCGCGAATCCCGGAATGGAGGCGGTCGAACTCGATATCACCGATCCGCAGAGCATCTCTTTGGCGGCAGAACAAATTCTCGCCAAGTGGCCATCGCTGAACGTATTGCTTAACAACGCGGGGGTGATGCATATCGACGATCTGAGTCGCCCCATCGATGACGCGATGATGGTATCGACGCTGACCACCAATTTGATGGGACCGATCCGCTTAACAGGTGCGCTCGTCGAACATCTAAAACTGCAAAACGACGCGACGATTATCAATGTATCGTCCGTACTTGGGTTTGTGCCGATGGCGATTACCGGAGTCTATTCGTCGACAAAAGCAGCTATCCATTCGTACACACAATCGCTGCGTTACCGGCTCAAAGACACGTCAGTGCGTGTCATCGAGATTGCGCCGCCTTGGGTTCAAACCGATCTGCTGGATAGCAAGAACGAACCGAGGGCGATGCCGCTCGCTCCGTTCATCGAACAAACAATGCACGAACTCAGCAAAGACGCAGATGAGGCCGTTGTTGAGATCGCTAGACCCATGCGCAATAACGCCGGGCCAAACGAGGCCGCATTCGTCACGCAGTTCAACGATATGATCACCGGTGCCTAA
- a CDS encoding zinc-dependent alcohol dehydrogenase family protein, translated as MSRVVSFSRFGGPEVLEIHDVPVAVPGADEVRIQVKAIGLNRAEAMWRAGVYVEPVILPARLGYEISGVVDAVGTNVTHVEPGNVVSTVPSFSMNDYGMYGELVLAPAHAVVKHTAPIAFEDAVAIWNVFITPYAAFTENNRLSAGQTVLIPAASSGVGIGAIQVANALGARPVALTRTRDKRDALIEVGAAHVIVTGEQDLVQEVARITEGKGAELVFDPVGGPNFAKLVEATAPRGTILVYGALSEEVTPLPMLSVLAKRITIHGYNLFDTTTTPLLQKEAVEFIIDGLTSGKLKTVIAQRFEFDNIVEAHRTLERNQHMGRLIVTV; from the coding sequence TTGTCACGCGTGGTCAGTTTTTCCCGTTTTGGTGGACCCGAGGTTCTCGAGATACATGATGTTCCTGTCGCGGTGCCGGGCGCCGACGAAGTGCGTATCCAAGTCAAAGCTATTGGCCTCAATCGGGCCGAGGCCATGTGGCGCGCCGGCGTCTATGTCGAGCCCGTTATCCTTCCTGCACGCCTGGGCTACGAGATATCTGGAGTAGTCGATGCGGTAGGAACGAATGTCACGCATGTGGAGCCTGGTAACGTCGTCAGTACCGTTCCATCCTTTTCGATGAACGACTACGGCATGTATGGGGAACTGGTCCTCGCCCCGGCGCACGCGGTCGTCAAGCACACGGCGCCGATTGCCTTCGAAGATGCAGTGGCAATTTGGAACGTATTCATCACACCGTATGCGGCGTTCACCGAAAACAATCGCCTGTCCGCCGGACAAACCGTATTGATTCCAGCGGCTTCCAGCGGCGTCGGAATCGGTGCGATTCAAGTCGCAAATGCACTTGGCGCTAGGCCGGTTGCGCTCACCCGCACGCGCGACAAGCGAGACGCATTGATAGAGGTTGGCGCGGCGCATGTAATCGTAACGGGTGAACAGGACTTGGTTCAGGAAGTGGCTCGCATCACCGAAGGAAAGGGTGCGGAACTAGTGTTCGATCCGGTTGGCGGTCCGAACTTCGCAAAGCTGGTTGAAGCGACCGCTCCCAGGGGCACGATCCTAGTCTACGGCGCCCTTAGCGAAGAGGTTACGCCGCTTCCGATGCTTTCGGTGCTTGCGAAGCGGATTACGATTCATGGATACAACCTGTTCGACACGACCACGACGCCTTTGTTGCAAAAGGAGGCAGTAGAATTCATTATCGATGGCCTCACATCCGGCAAACTGAAGACGGTCATTGCACAACGTTTCGAGTTCGACAATATTGTTGAGGCGCATCGCACGTTGGAACGAAATCAACACATGGGCCGATTGATTGTTACTGTCTAA
- a CDS encoding GlxA family transcriptional regulator has product MQRIALVVTANLQVLSLSVLSVFEFANAMMGQQHYDVCLLSEDGRVRTSFGTDMLTNRFGDGPFDTIIVSAAIDFQPATPATLAFLKDSLISSRRIASTCVGAFTLGEAGLLDGRQATTHWAMAAELSRRFPNAKVVPERIFTRDGQIWTSAGVTSGMDLALSMVEQDLGQELAKSVAKVMVLDHRRSGNQPQITIGPDLYSGSDRIEESLRYARQNLGKPLTVASLADAAKLSPRQFSRLFRATTGESPAKAIEKMRLEVARHLVEHSTTTIQKIVRDTGFGDSERMRRSFVRSFGFAPQVLRSRSRKGQ; this is encoded by the coding sequence ATGCAGCGAATTGCTTTAGTAGTAACCGCGAACTTACAGGTGCTTAGCCTGAGCGTGTTGTCGGTATTCGAGTTCGCGAATGCCATGATGGGTCAACAGCACTATGATGTGTGCCTCTTATCTGAAGATGGACGGGTACGAACATCATTTGGCACCGATATGCTCACAAATCGATTCGGCGACGGCCCGTTTGACACAATCATTGTTAGCGCGGCCATCGATTTTCAGCCAGCGACCCCGGCTACCCTGGCGTTCCTGAAGGACTCGTTAATTTCGTCACGCCGAATCGCTTCGACATGCGTAGGCGCGTTCACGCTTGGAGAAGCTGGCCTGCTCGATGGCAGACAAGCCACAACGCATTGGGCCATGGCCGCTGAGTTGTCGCGGCGTTTTCCCAACGCGAAGGTAGTGCCTGAAAGAATATTTACGCGAGACGGCCAAATCTGGACCTCAGCGGGCGTCACGTCCGGTATGGATCTCGCTTTGTCCATGGTTGAACAGGATCTTGGACAAGAGTTGGCGAAATCGGTGGCAAAAGTAATGGTCCTGGATCACCGGCGGTCGGGCAATCAACCACAGATCACTATTGGTCCGGATCTCTACTCTGGCTCCGATCGTATCGAGGAATCGCTTCGATATGCTAGACAAAACCTTGGGAAACCATTAACGGTAGCTTCCCTTGCCGACGCTGCGAAGCTCAGCCCAAGGCAATTTTCACGACTTTTTCGTGCTACCACGGGGGAGTCGCCCGCGAAGGCAATTGAAAAAATGCGACTAGAGGTCGCCCGCCACCTTGTAGAACACAGCACGACGACCATTCAAAAAATTGTTCGGGACACTGGCTTTGGTGATAGCGAAAGAATGCGGCGTTCTTTCGTCCGCTCGTTTGGCTTTGCACCCCAGGTTCTCAGAAGTCGTTCGCGCAAGGGCCAGTGA
- a CDS encoding DUF3331 domain-containing protein, with translation MDRGWHLSESCAVATANRGPQALVKVLERPTNSTAIIDWCDPGSCRYRDQIWRVTRAPRGGTCALSGLIISPGERVYRPRSYRLTPKNAGAMIRAEQIEQEHAIPLVAPAIL, from the coding sequence ATGGATCGGGGATGGCATCTCAGCGAAAGCTGCGCTGTCGCAACAGCGAACCGCGGACCGCAGGCTCTAGTGAAAGTACTCGAACGCCCCACGAACAGCACAGCAATCATAGATTGGTGCGATCCTGGGTCATGCCGGTATCGAGATCAGATATGGCGAGTTACTCGTGCGCCTAGGGGTGGAACTTGTGCGTTGAGCGGGCTTATTATTTCTCCGGGAGAGCGGGTGTATCGGCCCCGAAGCTATCGCTTGACGCCTAAAAATGCGGGAGCGATGATACGAGCGGAACAGATCGAGCAAGAGCATGCAATTCCGTTGGTTGCGCCCGCGATTCTCTAG
- a CDS encoding IS630 family transposase, producing the protein MGKMNLTDTERAQLLSAARSRTVRAADVRRAKLILMLEDGESRDGIMSALGCDSRFIARWSGRFLNERLAGMYARHPGRAPVQPPAKLEARVLSRTLKHKPSDGSTHWSSYKLAAELGDVSVSAVQRIWRKHGIKPQRLERHMVSNDPDFETKAADVIGLYLNPPAHAAVFCVDEKTAIQALERKDRMLPLSPGRAESHGFEYKRNGTLSLFAAFNTATGEVLGKTASRHTSEQFVAFLTDVVASQPKRREIHVICDNVSSHKTQRVVDFLTAHRNVRLHFTPTYSSWLNQVENWFSRIQRDVIARGVFTSVKDLDRKLMRHIREHNQNQKPIKWKYDDPSRPIRPVPSQ; encoded by the coding sequence ATGGGAAAAATGAATCTGACTGATACCGAACGTGCGCAATTACTTTCAGCAGCACGCAGCCGAACGGTGCGCGCGGCGGACGTGCGACGTGCAAAACTGATCTTGATGCTCGAGGACGGTGAATCGCGCGACGGGATCATGAGCGCACTGGGCTGCGACTCACGTTTCATCGCACGTTGGTCGGGGCGCTTCCTCAACGAGCGACTGGCCGGCATGTACGCTCGCCACCCCGGGCGCGCTCCTGTGCAGCCGCCTGCCAAGTTGGAAGCGCGGGTACTCAGCCGCACCCTCAAGCACAAACCATCCGACGGTTCGACACACTGGAGCAGCTACAAGCTCGCAGCAGAACTGGGCGACGTGTCGGTCTCGGCCGTGCAGCGCATCTGGCGTAAACACGGCATCAAGCCGCAGCGCTTGGAACGACACATGGTCTCCAACGACCCGGACTTCGAGACCAAGGCGGCCGACGTGATCGGGCTGTATCTGAACCCGCCGGCGCACGCGGCGGTGTTCTGCGTGGATGAAAAGACCGCGATCCAGGCACTTGAGCGTAAGGACCGGATGCTGCCGCTGTCGCCGGGACGCGCCGAGAGCCATGGCTTCGAATACAAACGCAACGGGACACTCAGCCTGTTCGCCGCGTTCAATACGGCGACCGGCGAGGTGCTGGGCAAGACGGCGTCGCGCCACACCAGCGAGCAGTTTGTGGCCTTTCTGACTGACGTCGTCGCCAGCCAGCCCAAACGTCGGGAAATCCACGTGATCTGCGATAACGTAAGCAGCCACAAGACGCAGCGGGTGGTCGACTTTCTCACCGCGCATCGCAACGTACGCTTGCACTTCACGCCGACTTACTCTTCGTGGCTTAACCAGGTGGAAAACTGGTTCTCACGCATTCAGCGTGATGTGATCGCTCGCGGCGTCTTCACTTCGGTGAAGGATCTAGATCGCAAACTGATGCGTCATATTCGCGAGCACAATCAAAACCAGAAACCAATCAAATGGAAATATGACGATCCTTCTCGTCCAATTCGACCGGTGCCAAGTCAATGA
- a CDS encoding alpha/beta fold hydrolase, translating to MVKSLTRTAASIFVMLGLTNAQATPADAVKNVVLVHGAFVDGSGWNKVADILRKDGYHVAIVQPPETSLGDDVAATDRILDQLDGPAVLVGHSYGGAIITEAGNNTHVKSLVYVAALQPDVGESAGQLLASKPAASNDIAPSKDGFLFIPVDKFHDDFAADLPHAQTDLMAVSQVPPSVKAITEAISAPAWKDKPSYAIVATQDRAINPDLERAMYKRSHSITTEIDSSHVVYMSQPRAVAKIIEAAANAE from the coding sequence ATGGTCAAGAGTCTCACCCGAACCGCCGCCTCCATTTTCGTTATGCTTGGATTGACTAACGCACAAGCAACGCCTGCGGATGCCGTCAAGAATGTCGTCTTGGTTCACGGAGCTTTCGTCGATGGATCGGGCTGGAACAAAGTGGCCGATATCCTGCGCAAAGACGGCTATCACGTCGCTATCGTTCAGCCGCCTGAAACCTCACTCGGCGACGATGTCGCCGCGACTGATCGAATCCTGGACCAACTCGACGGACCCGCCGTGCTCGTAGGACACAGCTATGGTGGCGCGATCATTACGGAAGCGGGCAATAACACGCACGTGAAAAGCTTGGTGTATGTGGCTGCGCTTCAGCCCGATGTTGGCGAAAGCGCCGGACAACTTCTTGCAAGCAAGCCTGCAGCTTCCAACGATATAGCACCTTCGAAGGATGGTTTTCTTTTCATTCCTGTCGACAAATTTCACGACGACTTCGCTGCTGATTTGCCGCACGCGCAAACAGACCTAATGGCAGTCTCCCAGGTGCCGCCTTCGGTGAAAGCGATCACCGAGGCGATTTCAGCGCCGGCGTGGAAAGATAAGCCCAGTTACGCGATTGTTGCGACTCAGGATCGGGCTATCAATCCCGATTTGGAACGTGCAATGTATAAGCGCTCACATTCGATTACGACCGAGATCGATTCCAGCCATGTTGTCTACATGTCCCAGCCGCGCGCTGTGGCAAAGATAATCGAGGCTGCGGCAAATGCAGAATGA
- a CDS encoding BON domain-containing protein — protein sequence MKTTFSHRATVLATATLIGIGAMSTAGVSFAQQSAFARKTAVIKADFKLEEAVQKAFDNEKNFDSSDVRVVSRKGIVTLDGNAPDDGQIKKATEIAAATPGVKSVTNSLTAKEAGH from the coding sequence ATGAAAACCACCTTTTCACATAGAGCAACTGTCCTAGCTACGGCCACGCTTATAGGCATTGGCGCCATGAGCACAGCTGGCGTATCCTTCGCCCAACAAAGTGCGTTCGCACGGAAGACGGCTGTGATCAAAGCAGATTTTAAGCTTGAGGAGGCTGTTCAGAAGGCTTTCGATAATGAGAAAAATTTCGATAGTTCTGATGTGCGCGTAGTTTCGCGAAAGGGAATCGTGACACTTGATGGTAACGCACCGGACGACGGACAAATAAAAAAGGCAACCGAAATCGCTGCTGCGACGCCGGGTGTAAAGTCGGTCACGAATTCGCTCACGGCGAAAGAAGCGGGCCACTAA
- the istB gene encoding IS21-like element helper ATPase IstB, whose translation MLHHPTVDKLHALHLSGMAAALAEQQSQDGIDRLGFEERLGLLVERESSERDSRQTAARLRRARLKMPDASPEDIDYRTARGLDRALTARLLTGEWLRERQNLILVAPTGLGKSWLGCAFAIQACRQGFSAYYLRVPKLNEELAIAHGSGRYARWLAQLAKTDLVILDDLAMAPLTDSARRDLLEVLDDRYGHRSTLATSQIPVDHWHDAIGEPTVADAILDRLVHNAHRITLEGESLRKTRSRLTAKPQSE comes from the coding sequence ATGCTGCATCATCCCACTGTCGACAAACTGCACGCGCTGCACCTGTCCGGCATGGCAGCGGCGCTTGCCGAACAACAGTCCCAGGACGGAATTGACCGGCTGGGCTTTGAAGAACGTCTGGGGCTGCTGGTCGAGCGTGAATCCAGTGAACGTGACTCGCGACAAACGGCGGCCCGGCTGCGCCGGGCCAGACTGAAGATGCCCGACGCGTCGCCCGAGGACATCGACTATCGCACCGCCCGCGGCCTGGACCGGGCGCTCACCGCCCGACTGCTGACCGGTGAGTGGCTTCGGGAAAGGCAGAACCTCATCCTGGTTGCCCCGACTGGGCTCGGCAAGAGTTGGTTGGGTTGCGCCTTCGCCATCCAGGCGTGCCGGCAAGGGTTCTCCGCCTACTATCTGCGCGTGCCGAAACTGAACGAGGAACTGGCGATCGCACATGGCAGCGGGCGCTACGCGCGATGGCTCGCACAACTCGCCAAGACGGATCTCGTGATTCTCGACGATCTGGCAATGGCGCCGCTGACCGATTCCGCGCGGCGCGATCTGCTTGAGGTTCTTGACGACCGTTACGGGCACCGTTCCACGCTCGCTACCTCCCAGATTCCGGTGGACCACTGGCATGACGCGATCGGCGAACCCACCGTCGCCGACGCGATCCTTGACCGGCTGGTGCACAACGCTCATCGCATCACGCTCGAGGGCGAATCGCTGCGCAAGACGCGCAGCCGATTGACCGCGAAGCCGCAGTCCGAGTAA
- the istA gene encoding IS21 family transposase, protein MANVRLTMRKIREVLRLHFECDRNRREIADAVGASTTTVWHYLRRTRLAGLSWPLPSELLTDDVALEARLYPPPARREPTRGMPDWPTVHREIGRKGVTLDLLWQEYKAQHPDGCGYSWFCKAYQEWAQRLPVTMRQTHVPGQKLFVDYSGKKLGIINPDTGEIREAELFVAALGVSGLTFAELTWTQQLPDWIGSHVRAFAFYDGLVEILVPDKLKSGVHKPGFYDPDINPTYQEMARHYSVAVIPARSKKPRDKPKAELSVLLVQRWVLARLRNQRFFSLGEANRAVAALLGDLNNRPFKKLPGSRRSVFDEIDRPALRPLPEQPYQYAEWKVARIGPDYHVELDQHYYSVPYRYAREQVDVRHTTNTVEIFHRGQRIAAHGKSARRRYHTTIDTHMPPEHLAVAKGWDPERLRNWAADIGPHTAAVIQHLLGARKHPQQSYRTCLGVLRMGKDYGRDRLEAACRRAIDLKAPNYKFIDSTLKNGLDREPESNTRQADLPLVHANVRGPSYYH, encoded by the coding sequence ATGGCAAATGTCAGGTTGACCATGCGCAAAATCAGGGAAGTGCTGCGGTTGCATTTCGAGTGTGACCGCAATCGAAGGGAGATCGCCGACGCGGTCGGTGCCTCGACGACGACGGTGTGGCATTACCTGCGCCGCACGCGGCTGGCAGGGCTGAGCTGGCCGCTGCCATCGGAACTGCTGACAGACGACGTGGCGCTCGAGGCAAGGCTGTATCCGCCGCCGGCGCGGCGCGAGCCAACGCGCGGCATGCCGGACTGGCCGACCGTGCATCGCGAGATCGGCAGGAAAGGCGTCACGCTCGATCTGCTGTGGCAGGAATATAAGGCTCAGCATCCGGACGGCTGCGGCTACAGTTGGTTCTGCAAGGCTTACCAGGAATGGGCGCAGCGGCTTCCGGTCACGATGCGGCAAACGCACGTGCCGGGCCAGAAGCTGTTCGTCGACTATAGCGGCAAGAAGCTCGGCATCATCAACCCGGACACCGGAGAAATCCGCGAGGCCGAGCTGTTCGTCGCTGCGCTCGGCGTGTCCGGGCTTACGTTTGCGGAGCTCACCTGGACTCAGCAGCTTCCAGACTGGATCGGCTCGCACGTGCGCGCCTTCGCGTTCTATGACGGCCTGGTCGAGATTCTGGTGCCCGACAAATTAAAATCGGGCGTCCACAAGCCGGGGTTTTACGATCCGGATATCAATCCAACCTACCAGGAAATGGCCAGGCATTACTCCGTGGCTGTGATCCCGGCTCGCAGTAAAAAACCGAGGGACAAGCCGAAAGCAGAGCTGTCGGTCCTCCTGGTGCAGAGATGGGTCCTCGCCCGCCTGCGCAACCAACGCTTCTTCAGCCTGGGCGAGGCCAACCGGGCGGTCGCCGCGTTGCTGGGCGATCTGAACAACCGGCCCTTCAAGAAGCTGCCTGGCTCACGCCGTAGCGTCTTCGACGAAATCGATCGCCCAGCACTCAGGCCGTTGCCCGAGCAGCCCTATCAGTACGCGGAGTGGAAGGTCGCGCGTATCGGGCCGGACTATCACGTCGAGCTTGATCAGCACTATTACTCGGTGCCGTATCGCTACGCGCGCGAGCAGGTCGACGTGCGCCACACGACCAACACCGTCGAGATCTTCCATCGCGGTCAACGCATTGCCGCTCACGGCAAAAGCGCTCGCCGTCGCTACCACACCACGATCGACACACACATGCCGCCGGAACACCTGGCGGTCGCCAAGGGCTGGGATCCGGAGCGGCTGCGCAACTGGGCCGCCGACATCGGCCCGCATACGGCGGCCGTCATCCAGCACCTGCTGGGTGCCCGCAAGCACCCCCAGCAGTCGTATCGCACCTGCCTGGGTGTACTGCGCATGGGCAAGGACTACGGGCGCGACCGGCTCGAAGCTGCCTGCCGCCGCGCTATCGATCTGAAAGCGCCGAACTACAAGTTCATTGATTCGACGCTGAAGAACGGCCTGGACCGAGAGCCCGAATCCAATACCAGGCAGGCCGACCTACCGCTTGTGCATGCCAATGTGCGCGGGCCTTCGTACTACCACTGA